Proteins from a single region of Veillonellaceae bacterium:
- a CDS encoding anti-sigma regulatory factor — protein sequence MVLDFDLNGSDFDAAGEASSKIKLVLQQIGIPAEVIRRIAISTYEAEMNVIIHAYRGKIKAEIFSDRAQITVNDEGPGIPDIKLAMQEGYSTAPDYIREMGFGAGMGLPNMVRCTNEFEIKSKVGVGTTITMTVYYNGSFNALTR from the coding sequence ATCGTATTGGACTTTGATCTAAATGGTTCAGACTTTGACGCAGCAGGTGAGGCGTCAAGTAAAATAAAACTTGTACTTCAGCAAATAGGTATTCCTGCCGAGGTTATACGCCGTATCGCTATTAGTACTTATGAGGCCGAGATGAATGTAATCATTCATGCTTATCGAGGTAAGATTAAAGCGGAAATATTTTCAGACCGTGCGCAAATAACCGTTAATGATGAGGGACCTGGCATTCCTGATATCAAACTGGCTATGCAGGAAGGTTACTCAACGGCGCCTGATTATATTCGCGAGATGGGGTTTGGTGCCGGTATGGGCCTGCCGAATATGGTTAGGTGTACCAACGAATTTGAGATTAAATCGAAAGTTGGGGTTGGGACAACCATCACGATGACTGTTTATTATAATGGAAGTTTTAATGCTCTTACCAGGTAG